Part of the Armatimonadota bacterium genome, TCGTTGCGCTTGTTCTTGGTGGTGGTGTAGTTGCGCCGGCGGCAGACCGTGCAGGCCAGGGTGACGATGGGACGCAGGTCGGTGGCCATGGCTAGTCGATCACCTTGGTGACGACGCCGGCGCCCACGGTGCGCCCTCCCTCCCGGATCGCAAACCGCAGCCCCTCCTCCAGCGCCACCGGCGTGATCAGCTTCACCCGCATCGTCACGTT contains:
- the rpmG gene encoding 50S ribosomal protein L33; translation: MATDLRPIVTLACTVCRRRNYTTTKNKRNDPDRLELRKYCPWCRKHTPHRETR